The Primulina eburnea isolate SZY01 chromosome 6, ASM2296580v1, whole genome shotgun sequence genome contains a region encoding:
- the LOC140833704 gene encoding peter Pan-like protein, with protein sequence MARFRNKKRIPFVKPIHKKQPTVDHVTGDKIPKSFVFCRGKLPGPLPQLQMDLRKLMLPFTALKLKEKKRNNLKDFLNVAGPMGVTHFLILSKTESAPYLRIARAPQGPTLTFKIHEYSLASDVTQSQLRPRCPKDLFKNPPLIVLSGFGTGEQHLKLTTIMFQNIFPAIDINTVKLSSCQRIVLLNYNKDTNLIDFRQYSIRLQPVDVSRRIRKFVQNHQVPDLRSFQDVSDFVTKTGYGSESEVDDEAATVSLPTDIGRVNRASNKSAVKLQEVGPRMTLQLTKIEEGLCSGGVIFSE encoded by the exons ATGGCTCGTTTCCGCAAT AAGAAGAGGATTCCGTTTGTAAAGCCCATTCATAAGAAACAGCCGACTGTAGATCATGTAACTGGTGATAAAATTCCGAAAAGTTTTGTCTTTTGCCGTGGGAAATTGCCCGGCCCACTTCCACAACTGCAAATGGATTTGAGAAAATTGATGCTTCCTTTCACTGCTCTAAAGCTCAAG GAGAAAAAGCGGAATAATCTCAAAGACTTCTTGAATGTTGCGGGGCCCATGGGTGTTACACATTTTCTCATTTTGTCGAAAACTGAATCTGCTCCATACCTGCGGATTGCAAGGGCACCGCAAGGCCCAACTCTTACCTTCAAGATACATGAATACTCCTTAGCTTCTGATGTTACTCAATCTCAATTGCGTCCGAGATGCCCTAAAGATCTGTTTAAAAACCCACCCCTG ATAGTACTCTCTGGTTTTGGGACAGGGGAGCAACATCTAAAGCTTACCACTATAATGTTTCAGAACATTTTTCCTGcgatcgatataaatacc GTCAAACTTTCGTCGTGCCAAAGGATTGTGTTACTTAATTATAATAAAGACACAAACCTTATTGATTTTCGGCAATACTCCATCAGGTTGCAACCTGTAGATGTTTCTCGAAGAATTAGgaagtttgtgcagaaccatcAGGTGCCGGATTTGAGAAGTTTCCAGGATGTGAgtgattttgtgacgaa GACTGGTTATGGATCAGAAAGTGAAGTGGATGACGAAGCAGCTACTGTAAGTCTACCGACAGACATTGGTAGGGTTAACAGGGCTTCTAATAAAAGTGCTGTTAAACTTCAAGAAGTCGGACCTAGGATGACACTTCAACTCACAAAAATCGAGGAAGGATTGTGTTCCGGTGGAGTCATATTCAGTGAATAG
- the LOC140833702 gene encoding LOW QUALITY PROTEIN: DExH-box ATP-dependent RNA helicase DExH8 (The sequence of the model RefSeq protein was modified relative to this genomic sequence to represent the inferred CDS: deleted 2 bases in 2 codons; substituted 1 base at 1 genomic stop codon): MTSSPKFSSACSSTEDNFSGLPIMAMRSKIIDKIMENRVTLIVGETGCGKSSQVPQFLLEANMEPILCTQPRRFAVVAVARMVARARNCEVGGEIGFHIGHSRVFSARSKIIFKTAGVLLDEMLEKGLKALKYKVIILDEVHERSVESDLVLVCVKQFLLKSNDLRLVLMSATADISRYREYFRDLGRGERVEVLAIPPGSGKVTMFQHKVSYLEQIMELLGMKSENLSLEYCSGSSPMMAMADFKPEVHQLIHNLVLQIHNNEADIEKSILVFLPTYYALEQQWFILKPFSDLFKVHILHRSVDTEQALKAMRIWKSHRKIILATNMAESSVTIPKVGYVIDSCRSLQVFWDNNRKTDSAELVWVSKSQADQRKGRTGRTCDGHVYRLVTGSFYGQLDDFESPAILKLSLRQQVLLICCAESKSINDPKALLQKAMDPPDRDVIDDALDLLVHMHALEKAARGRHEPTFYGRLLASFSLSFDASVLILKFGSKGMVREGILLGILMDLQPLPILHPFGREHRFLEYTCNYYNGDNKNIGLGKKEALCMGNLCAYEFWQRVFKDKCRLDRVKNIWKIDEVEDKTISISKMEEEWCSFHNLVKPALQQVTETYEEILNSLHRFRPMVLVISNNLPPYYEPYEFRHTCHLKCEQSDDIDALDFDDEHVDLDGESRMCTAVPFVGSKDFQTDIVAKMFASIVKEMRIQLTQDPSSEQKISSYGNERYVDRGVSLCRFFASGLCNRGSHCLFSHSLQAKKPVCKFFFSLQGCRNGGSCYFSHDSDSLAISDDESGSYCQEDEGSDVESLMRYFPSSTEGYLLVLDDIDLHFSSYICQYIDASHIISTTSXDKSFHSTSSLKVTNILCGLSHPYETILFKAGCSEVPWNEVKCVLWFPIIDGEYGDEQKHLMQNFFIYMAIRLLADALHEVQVILTMNNIRFSQIQVEPIARDSFFFLEDSFPFDESSFGELFDMVTVKRPLLVSKPVSYVFKLHPPTDIQHGNYRTLLRQHLYI, encoded by the exons ATGACTTCATCTCCAAAGTTCTCGTCTGCATGTTCTTCTACGGAAGATAATTTTTCTGGTCTTCCGATCATGGCTATGAGAAGCAAAATCATCGACAAGATTATGGAGAATCGTGTCACTCTCATAGTTGGTGAAACTGGTTGCG GTAAGAGTTCACAAGTCCCGCAGTTCTTGCTGGAAGCAAATATGGAGCCCATACTTTGTACTCAACCAAGGAGATTTGCTGTTGTAGCTGTTGCTAGAATGGTGGCAAGGGCTCGTAATTGTGAAGTAGGTGGGGAAATAGGGTTCCACATTGGTCACTCCAGGGTCTTCTCAGCTAG GTCTAAGATAATCTTCAAAACTGCTGGGGTTTTGCTGGATGAAATGCTGGAGAAGGGACTGAAAGCACTCAAGTATAAAGTCATAATTCTTGATGAAGTCCATGAAAGATCTGTGGAGTCGGATCTCGTTCTTGTTTGTGTTAAACAGTTTTTGCTTAAAAGCAATGACTTAAG GTTGGTTTTGATGTCTGCTACCGCTGATATTTCACGATATCGAGAATACTTCAGGGATCTTGGTAGGGGTGAAAGAGTAGAAGTGTTGGCAATTCCTCCAGGATCTGGGAAGGTCACCATGTTTCAGCACAAAGTGTCCTACCTTGAGCAG ATTATGGAACTTCTTGGAATGAAATCTGAGAATCTTTCGTTGGAATACTGCTCTGGATCAAGTCCAATGATGGCCATGGCTGATTTCAAGCCTGAAGTGCACCAGCTAATACACAACTTGGTATTGCAAATTCACAATAATGAGGCAGATATAGAGAAGAGTATTTTGGTCTTTCTTCCAACTTACTATGCACTAGAACAACAGTGGTTCATCTTAAAGCCCTTCAGTGACCTTTTCAAGGTCCACATTTTGCATCGTAGTGTTGACACGGAACAAGCTCTCAAAGCAATGAGAATCTGGAAGTCACATCGCAAG ATCATACTGGCCACAAATATGGCAGAATCTTCCGTTACAATACCGAAAGTCGGATACGTCATAGATTCCTGCCGTTCCCTGCAAGTTTTCTGGGATAATAATCGGAAGACAGACTCAGCGGAGCTTGTCTGGGTTTCTAAATCACAG GCTGATCAGCGTAAGGGAAGAACTGGTCGGACTTGTGATGGTCATGTGTACCGCTTGGTGACAGGGTCATTCTATGGTCAATTGGATGATTTTGAGTCCCCTGCGATACTGAAGTTATCACTACGACAACAAGTGCTGCTTATATGCTGCGCTGAATCAAAATCCATTAATGATCCTAAAG CACTGTTGCAGAAGGCTATGGATCCTCCGGACCGCGATGTTATTGACGATGCCCTGGATTTACTCGTTCACATGCATGCTTTGGAAAAGGCTGCTAGGGGCCGTCATGAGCCTACATTTTATGGAAGATTGCTTGCCAGTTTCTCTTTATCTTTTGATGCTTCTGTCCTCATTCTCAAGTTTGGGTCCAAAGGAATGGTACGGGAAGGCATTCTATTGGGTATATTGATGGACCTACAACCTTTACCAATTCTTCATCCTTTCGGTCGGGAACATCGG TTCCTGGAGTACACTTGTAATTATTATAATGGGGACAATAAGAATATCGGGCTAGGTAAAAAAGAGGCGCTGTGCATGGGAAACTTATGTGCTTACGAGTTTTGGCAACGTGTCTTCAAG GACAAATGCCGGCTTGATCGGGTAAAAAATATCTGGAAGATTGATGAGGTTGAGGATAAAACAATTTCGATATCAAAGATGGAGGAAGAATGGTGCTCATTTCACAATCTTGTCAAACCTGCGCTTCAACAAGTTACAGAAACAT ATGAAGAGATCCTTAATTCTTTGCATCGGTTTCGGCCGATGGTGTTGGTTATATCAAACAATCTACCCCCTTATTACGAACCATATGAATTTCGGCATACTTGTCATCTTAAGTGCGAGCAAAGTGACGATATCGATGCTTTAGATTTTGATGATGAACACGTTGATCTTGATGGTGAATCGCGGATGTGTACTGCTGTACCCTTTGTTGGTTCCAAGGACTTTCAAACAGATATTGTGGCGAAAATGTTTGCATCTATTGTCAAAGAG ATGAGAATCCAGCTTACCCAGGATCCATCAAGCGAACAGAAAATATCTTCTTATGGGAATGAACGTTATGTTGATAGGGGTGTATCGTTGTGTAGATTTTTCGCCAGTGGTTTGTGCAACAGGGGTAGCCATTGTTTGTTTTCTCATTCACTCCAAGCAAAGAAACCTGTTTGCAAATTCTTTTTCTCTTTGCAG GGATGCCGCAATGGAGGTTCTTGTTACTTTTCTCATGATTCAGATTCATTAGCCATATCAGATGATGAATCAGGTTCTTACTGCCAAGAGGATGAAGGCAGTGATGTGGAATCTCTCATGCGATATTTTCCTTCCTCTACAGAAGGATACCTTCTAGTTTTGGATGATATAGatcttcatttttcttcttaTATTTGTCAGTATATTGATGCTTCCCATATAATTTCCACGACATCCTGAGACAAATCCTTCCATTCTACATCC TCTCTGAAGGTGACCAACATTTTGTGTGGACTTAGCCACCCATATGAGACTATCCTTTTCAAAGCAGGGTGTAGTGAAGTCCCTTGGAATGAAGTCAAATGTGTGTTATGGTTTCCTATAATTGATGGTGAATATGGGGATGAACAAAAACATTTGATGCAAAATTTCTTCATTTATATGGCAATCCGATTATTGGCAGATGCTCTACATGAAGTCCAAGTAATCCTGACTATGAACAATATTCGATTCTCACAAATACAG GTGGAACCAATAGCCAGGGATAGTTTCTTCTTTCTTGAAGATTCATTTCCATTTGATGAATCAAGCTTTGGGGAGTTGTTTGAT ATGGTGACTGTCAAAAGGCCGCTGTTGGTTTCAAAGCCGGTCTCCTATGTTTTCAAACTACATCCTCCCACGGACATTCAACATGGCAATTACAGGACTCTACTCCGTCagcatttatatatttaa
- the LOC140833705 gene encoding blue-light photoreceptor PHR2-like translates to MHILSSPKMDPHSSEEEPLPLVPAAASISLSLSTLLPSHFLSPPRQITSFFTPTNYLRIPSQISSLSISSALSPSSTKPFFKSTISANPLQTPITSKLLRPSNPSGTAALRRASVVWFRNDLRVHDNECLAAANKDSLSVLPVYCFDPRDYGKSTAGFDKTGPYRATFLIESVSDLRKNLQSRGSDLVVRIGRPETVLLELVKAVGAEAVYVHKEVSNDEVKAEEKIEEVMKDEGVEVKSFWGSTLYHLDDLPFKLERMPTNYGGFKDKVKGLEVRKTIEDLDRLVGLPTRGGVEPGEIPSLVDLGLNPNTTKGQNGKMTDNASLVGGETEALQRLRDFAAECKEKPHNGEKNGTNNSIYGANFSCKISPWLAMGCLSPRSMFVELKKSASSIISAVSDKKDGGGSSDTGMNWLMYELLWRDFFRFITRKYSCVKKHNDAPVTACTVAAA, encoded by the exons ATGCATATCCTATCTTCCCCAAAAATGGATCCGCATTCCTCTGAAGAAGAACCACTACCCCTCGTTCCCGCCGCAGCGTCCATCTCACTCTCTCTTTCCACTCTTCTTCCTTCCCATTTCCTCTCCCCGCCCAGACAAATCACATCCTTTTTCACCCCAACCAACTATCTTAGAATCCCTTCTCAGATTTCATCTCTTTCCATCTCCTCTGCCCTCTCACCCTCATCTACCAAACCCTTCTTCAAATCCACCATTTCAGCCAACCCCCTTCAAACCCCGATCACTTCAAAGCTCCTACGCCCTTCAAATCCCTCTGGCACCGCCGCACTCCGTCGCGCTTCCGTCGTATGGTTCCGAAATGACCTCCGCGTCCACGACAACGAGTGCCTCGCCGCCGCCAACAAGGACTCCTTGTCGGTTCTGCCTGTTTACTGCTTCGACCCTCGGGACTATGGAAAATCCACTGCCGGGTTCGACAAAACGGGCCCGTATCGAGCTACGTTTCTGATAGAGTCGGTTTCGGATCTGAGGAAGAATCTTCAGTCTCGAGGGTCGGATCTTGTGGTCCGGATTGGGAGGCCAGAGACTGTCCTTCTGGAGCTGGTTAAAGCGGTTGGCGCAGAGGCGGTCTACGTCCATAAAGAGGTTTCCAACGATGAAGTCAAAGCTGAGGAGAAGATAGAGGAGGTAATGAAGGACGAGGGAGTGGAAGTGAAGTCCTTCTGGGGAAGTACATTGTACCATTTGGATGATCTCCCGTTTAAATTGGAGAGAATGCCAACGAACTATGGAGGATTTAAAGATAAAGTGAAAGGTTTGGAGGTGAGGAAGACCATTGAAGATTTGGATCGGTTGGTAGGGTTACCTACGAGAGGGGGTGTGGAACCGGGTGAAATTCCATCTTTGGTTGATTTGGGACTTAACCCAAATACAACAAAGGGTCAG AACGGAAAAATGACTGATAATGCTTCTCTTGTGGGAGGGGAGACTGAAGCATTGCAAAGACTTAGAGATTTTGCAGCTGAATGCAAGGAAAAACCACACAATGGAGAAAAGAATGGGACCAACAACAGCATATATGGTGCAAATTTCTCATGCAAAATATCCCCCTGGCTTGCCATGGGTTGCCTTTCTCCTCGCTCCATGTTCGTTGAGCTGAAGAAGTCTGCTTCAAG CATTATATCTGCTGTATCTGACAAGAAAGATGGTGGTGGCTCTTCTGATACTGGAATGAACTGGCTAATGTATGAGTTGTTATGGAGGGATTTTTTCAG ATTCATCACCCGTAAATATAGCTGTGTGAAGAAACACAACGATGCGCCAGTGACAGCTTGTACAGTGGCGGCCGCCTAA
- the LOC140833703 gene encoding uncharacterized protein, which translates to MSRGRAVESCTFHLQSWRPFQLDCDSPKTGPHSKRPCRSDRATSFSVDALLDMSKLSLFDDGKPLAAAHKRWFARKRRRRGGSRSVSGRSSDRRCCSLGASAANGTCSDFPMAAGTDSSGELFVNGSGEMNWASDVSEVARNSRREREGNVVGERDGQFGNFEGLGNESGYGSEPGYRGDVELGYGDEVEEEEDDPRLLFWGKEFGDNSSNLERVGENSLQKTHHRGRRKKT; encoded by the exons ATGTCACGCGGTCGCGCCGTGGAGTCCTGTACCTTCCACCTTCAGAGCTGGAGGCCCTTTCAGTTGGATTGCGATTCACCCAAAACTGGCCCTCACAGCAAGCGTCCCTGCCGCTCCGACCGAGCCACCTCCTTTTCCGTCGACGCCCTTCTCGATATGTCCAAGCTCAGTCTTTTTGATGATGGTAAGCCGCTTGCCGCCGCCCACAAGCGCTGGTTTGCGCGGAAACGTCGCCGCCGTGGAGGGTCGAGGTCCGTCTCGGGTCGCAGCTCCGATAGGCGGTGCTGCTCTCTTGGGGCGTCCGCGGCCAACGGAACTTGCTCGGACTTCCCGATGGCTGCGGGGACAGATTCCAGCGGAGAGCTGTTTGTTAATGGAAGCGGTGAAATGAATTGGGCATCCGATGTGAGCGAGGTAGCGAGGAATTCAAGGAGAGAGAGAGAAGGTAATGTGGTTGGAGAAAGGGATGGGCAATTTGGGAATTTTGAGGGTCTTGGGAATGAATCAGGATATGGGAGTGAACCGGGGTACCGAGGTGATGTAGAGCTTGGATATGGCGACGAGGTTGAAGAGGAAGAGGATGATCCGCGGCTATTGTTCTGGGGCAAAGAATTTGGAG ATAATTCTTCCAATTTGGAGAGGGTGGGTGAGAACTCCCTGCAGAAAACGCATCACCGAGGCAGAAGGAAAAAAACATGA